The stretch of DNA agaaaaagaagTGTTCAATCTAGCGGTTGCTCAAGCAACCTAAGTTATTAAGGTTTTACGCCGTTACCTTTTGGTTTGGATcccttcaaaaaattttcttatctttttgaaattgaaaaagaaatctattaaaaacaattttttctacttttctaaACGCTCTAAgcgtaaaaattgaaaacttcttttaaaaaaaaaacttctaagaatatttctttcaacatATTTCACATTAtgctaaattaaaagaaaaatctatcgATCCTAACCAAAATGGTTCATTGTAATCCTAATGGAgtcctttattttttcaattttctgagAGGAGCGCggcacacagaaaaaaaacaactatctagtattatatttaaaaaatatatatatagaacTTTTGAAAGAAACGAGAAGTAATGAATATTAATGACATCAAGCcggactttaaaaaaaattgaataaatataattatgtTACAATTAATTATGTTTAATCTTATATTATAGTAAGTGAAAAAGAGGAATTAAATAGAACTGTattttttgtttgcaaaaaattatagatgaaaaataatgagaaagagaataataattattaaaaaatgatgaaaaatatatatagagatgaggacaaaaaaaaacatttttaaaatggagaaaaaatctagtagatattaaaattaataattattagatttaaaaaatgaaaacactgatgaaagataaaaattttaaaaaagagaaacaaaaaattctattattattacattaaaaaaaaaacagatgaattaaatttaaataaaaaaacaagagaCAGGCTTACTGcccataaaaaaacatttaagaaataaaaaaacacgTGGCATGTAAACGTTTTAATGTgaaatggatttaaaaaaaaagtatgaaaaagagtaaaaaaaatcacatccgTAGACGGCACAAGGTGtaagatgagaaaaataataaataaattgtatttaggCCTAGGACCTAAGCTAAATAatgaaaaggtaaaaaaaagatgaaaccTATATATACTGctatataaatgaaatattaaataatttaatgaaaagtaattaataaatttaaagaaaaaaatgaaaacctGCGCTTCAGCCATCTTTTAgacaattttcacattgacATGAAAGTGAAAGAGCAGAAAATACCATAAAGTCTTTCAACACGTTGAAGATACACGTACACGCGTCAAAGTgttaaagcaaaaagaaaaaaagataaaacataaaatgaacGTATAGATGCAAGTGAAGAGcggaaaatttatgcaattttttttgtttgtttgcttcagaaattcacaaaatcacacacacaacacataCACGATGAATATAGTTGTTTGACATATTTTCCTCGTCAGAAgagatattaaaaaagaaaaatttaaaaataaaaaaagagttaaaaccatttgcagagaaaagaaaaaaaagtgttaattagctttattttaaaagctaGAGAAATTCCAAATGAGATTTTAGATGGTCTCAAGacagaataaaaagaattttatggaCATGAAAAAACTCTTACAGATCAATAAAAGATTTCAACAAGATcaaattcttgtttttatttttcccttttccccTTTCCAGTTTTATCTCGCAATATGAAAAGAGGTCAGAAATGGTTTGCGTTTCACGGTAAAATCTAGCCTGGTCAGTCTAGAACTATAAAATAATAACTTCTCTGATATTATTGATACCTAGCCTATATGCCCTACAACTTTAagtaaaaagtgaaaatcaagggcttttaatatttctaatttttcattttaaatctatataataaagaaaggtctctccaAAATAtcgtgtctgttcagctatgcatttctacaccgtttgtccgatcgtgatgaaatttggtacagagactactgataccaggcggttttcaccaacgacattcatttcccccccagagccccccttcgtagcgccctcatataaaattcatgcttttttgactactttttgaatttggcgccctttttggtacattttgttcaagagaaaatgagatggatgcattttaccgctatccgtctccctcacactttcagttttttacagttttctcgcgttttcccggagcacccgtaagagccccaggagcccaaaaactgcgttttatgcccacaaatttaggaaaaaaacacggaaatcacgaattttggagctaattctggcaaaaatattttcttttcttttcttacaattcgtgagttataaggttttttggcattctcacaaaaaaaacttataaatttgtaagatctaaaaagtttcacagttcaacttttagaccacgtcgcgagaaacatttttgctataatagaaaagaaaaggttttggtattccggccgaatattttcttataacttgtaagaaaatcttacaaaatcatatGTTTTATAAGGACCTGCCGAggtgctttttcaatctttttgtgcattttgtgACCACCAAAGCATGATTCCTTATCGTCATAGGCAACAATTGACTACTTTGACGGATACTTTACATGAATATGAGTgtttggaattgttttttaacaaaaactattgtgaaatatgtggaaaaactctgaccattttttgtgaattatgccAACGAATGTCAATAATTTCCAGAGACTTGGCCTTGAGGAAGATGATTAGAATTATGCATTCACACAGGCACTGCATTAAAAGATACTTCTGTAGTGtagaaaaaaggcaaaagttAGAGTATGggaagacattttatttaagaacatTCTATGTAGGTACATAGATTCGCGACTTCTTCTCTTTATGGCCATTCCGTAGAGCTGGTCCCACCAATTTCTACTCCTTCTCAAATGCTTCCATCATTCCGCATAAGATTCTgcttattaaacaaaaatttcacgCTGCCTGGGAGTTGTCCGGGTATTCCTTCCCGGAATCCGTGGATGCCACAGATGTTCAAAAGCTCCggatgattcaattttttttccatgacaatctagataaaaaaaaattaagaaaaaaaactcttaattcatggaaatttttttgcatggaaaatgcaaaaatactttaaaagggttaaatttttaccaaaaatcgaataatccattgtgttttgttgataaattcacttaactttaacctcattttctttatttacattaaCTTATTTCACTTCGTCTATCTTCGGTTTCACTTCGTTtgataaaacttaaattttaacagcGACATCTGTTTTCGTGTTCTAATTTCGGAGGTTTGTGTATGTGTTactataaaagaatgaaaaagaaatttttgtgggaatgccaaatcttacaaaatcccttgtaagacgaaatagatagaaaagaaaatatttttgtcagaataagctcctttgtcgaaatgcagaaaaaaagttcgtttagttcaaattttatgaaCGAAGTTTTAAGAGAACTCTTATGGAAGAGTGGGTGTCCGTGCTTATTCGTtaaatctctttctctttctctctttaacGATACCAAAGAATCCAAGATTACCAGGAATGCTTCGTATGAGACTCACTAATACTAATACGCGCTGAATACCGAAAGTTGTTCAGTGCTTTTTTCGACTTTTACTGATAAAACtctttttacataaatatatttttttattaatttgttttataatgttttttaaaaaataaatatatattttttggaaaagggGAGACTGGGCAAAGTTGGTCATCTTACATTTccaagagaataaaaatcaactctTTTTCccaataatttttgttgttgtaaattcattaaaaggaaacaaatattatttttttggaaatttaggggagactgggcAAAGTTGGTCATCTTACATTTCTGAATTGGATTTTGAAGAGTAGAAAATGgacattatttctttttgtcatATTTGTTTAGTTGCAATTCAGATAAAggaaaacgattttttttggaaatttaggGGAGATCGGGCAAAGTTGAACATCTTACGTTTTCTGAATTGGATTTTGAAGGGAATACttaaagtgacttttttaaccccggtctcccctaatagaattttataaatattcgtAAAACACTATGTTccatataaatttctttttttattcttgatttGGTATTCCTCATACTTCTACCCCTTCTTTCTATCCCGTAACTTTGTGATTCATTACCTTTCAATTTAagaataggggagaccggggtaaaaatagtcattttggaattttcaaatgccaatttctcccaaaatataaatcggaaaaaattagggtgcaaagccttaccaacctataatttttgacagtaatttggaggttatccgatcagtagtttaggagttaaaaataaaaatagatttttggcccatttcccaaacttttgcgtattgagaaaaacgcgttttccgaagttttccttcagcaattttccaatctgataatttttctcactagctgggttacttcagaaaacgttgccaaggtgtatttttcattaacttttaatgatttttctctacaattttttgaatcaaaacacaccccttggggtagatctagtcatcccatgtaaatcatatgggagatcgaaatttttggcatattttctattcatttgttgcaaaatggcgtgtttgcgaaaatcgcaaaattctctgttttagtgcgtataaaagtgaaattccttgtcgcgaatCAAAaagtgagaagtttagctatcaactactatcaatctctcaggtggaaaatcattggaaatgccggaaaattcgaccgactttatttagcctactggtgactatatttacccgccgcgtctaaaaaaagtcagaagcggaagggtttaggaaaagctcgaaaacttatatttcccgtggagatagagaaaagtggtctgagacaaaattgtaggcaaggaaatttcctataagaatgacctaccgaggaaattttcttgcccttggggaatcctgcagataaggatttatgcaaattgactatttttaccccggtctcccctataaaccaatttttattttctcaagcaACACCTCTTGGTAGACAAAAACTCGCCTTATCTTAAGAAAATGGAATGCAGCAGAATAatctatttaaattatttattcgtAAACTCCAGGCTCACAATAATGCCAGTTAATCACCTCTTTGTACAACCAGTAGTGTGTCATATGGTTGGATGTGCGAATGCGCGCTCGCAGCAGTGTTTTTGAATTTGCATGCATCGCGGCCCCTCCAGAGAgcagggagagagagaagagaatgGATTTACTCTCTGAGAGTGGCTAAAGGAAAAAGTGAGGGCATGAAATTTGCGCGAACATCAGCCATCCGAGACGGTGCGCCCATCAGTCGACTCGACGACGAGAACGCATCGCGACGTCTGTCTCTCTGCTGCTTCACGGCAAGTTCTCCCagtcctgtttttttttctctggcGCCCTGAGGCACCCAATTGTCGTGCTCTGGAGGTTGCGGGCACACCTTCACTCTTGTGCCGTGAATCTCGGGCTCGCGAGAGAGCCTCTGCCTCAGTCGAGAGAGTGACTTCGGCGCGATCGCGACGCGATACTGGCGAGTTCGGTTATATTCTTAGCTTGAGGCACCTATATCTCTTCTGGTCCTGTGCaccttttcttctcttaagCTCCtaaagaaaagggaaaaattaataaaattttagggaCTCTTTTCCATCTGTCCTAGAAGGAGGTGCAGTGTGAGTGTGTCGTTTTGGGGTGAAAAGAAAGCTGGAGAGTGTTGGGTTTTTGGGAATAAGAAATATCCCGCGAAAATCATCTCGCGTCAACGTATGGTGTGGAATTTTTCGAAAGGCCGAATTTAAAAATAGGCCGAAGGTGTCCGTTTAATCCCCGGTGCCACTCGCGATTATCCGGAGGTCCTATGTGATCATCGGGTATGCGATCATAAACACGTGGTTGTGGTGAATCATCGgctggagttttttttgtgggattcTCCTCCTCTTGACGCGTAGGGGGCTATAAGCTCCAAAGTGGAGCCCGAGGTACGGAGTGTACCACCAAGGAATCTGTGTGCGAAACGTATGACGGTGGAGGTTCTAGAAGCGAAATGGGGCTAAAAATAGCCACCGAGCAAGACGGTTGTGGTAAAACGGGCCGATAATAGTTTGGTGAATGGGGAGTTAGAAAAGCGAGTGTGAAGGATTGTGTGACTCGGGACTCCTCAGTTCAGGCGTGCCATCTGCAAGTGTGTGGTGACCGATTAGACCTGGCCCCGATAAGATTACAATTTACTTGCTGGAGAGATAGCAAATaggcaacaacaaaaaaatcacaggcACTCAACTTCATGTCTAGTCTTCTGATGCACTGGCAACTGTGGTCAGTGTACGAGTGAACGTTGTCGAAGTGGTTTCAACAATTCGACAGCACGAGTGAACCGTGAGTGTGATCGATGGTCGTGATCAGCTGTTGTCATTTGTCTTCGAAGTGAAACGCCTCTCGCGAACGGGATTATTTTCGGTGGACAAGGTGAAAATAGCttcgattttatttatagttcAAATACAGCAAGAGATAACACACATATACAACTCGCCCCTCAAGCATATTTTGAGAGGAAGGAAACAACCCAACACAGTGGATCTAACACACGAAAATTAATAAGGTCGCTGAGTGATTGAAGTGTGTCACAGTCGTAAAAAACTGCGGTCGCACTTTCTGCAATTCTTCCAAACACGGTGCACTTgctttggagaaaaaaaagaaaacttttcaccaTCGTGATCCAGTGTGGTCTGTACACCTTGTGGAATATACACAACATACCATCCATTGACTACCAGTCACTTCATCACGCATCCAAGCGAAGAGATTCATTGAAAGTTTATACCAGTGAATAGTGTGTGCAAATTTTTTGTGTGCGATCTAAAGAGAACGCATCGGAGttgcacagagagagagagagagtcgcTGTGGGATCGCGGTGATCTATTTTTGTTGTGTTGGTGCACCTAAATATGGAACTTTTGGCCCAGCTTCCTGGGCCCAATATTGCCAACAGTGCTCGTTATCATTGAACCCAATATTGGATCTTCCTGTGTTGGATTGCGATCGCAGAAATTCCAACAGCATCCGCTCTCAATTGATCACCAAACAATCAATCGCTACTCGAGATCGGTCTAGTGGGATCGTGGGAGGGTGAATAAGAGGAAAACAACGTGAGAGGCACTAAATTGACAAGAGTGTTTGTATAGCGATCGCGACCTTTTCTCAATCACTCTCAATCACCACTGTCGTCACAACAATCGAAGTGAAGAGATCGTGATCTCAAAATAGATCCCGTGTGATTGGTTTTCTTCGTGAGAATTTCACATTGCCCACCCGGTATACGTGTGGAAAGTGATCGCGTGCGAAATTGTGACTGAGTGAGTgacaagaaattaaaaaaaagacgccttttcttttcaactggACACGAATTTGGTGGAGCGCAATGAATATCGTGACAGCGTTGATCTTTGTAGTTGCGGCATGCGTGGTTGCACCCGTTGCTGCCACATCGGAAGACGCGAATGTCACCATCACGGTAAAGAGAGATGATGAATGTGTCGATGGACTAATCATTCCGGTATGGGAACCAACAACTAATCTCACATTTGGCGATCGTTTTTCACGCGGTCTTGTGTACTTCCTCTGTCTCATTTACCTCTTTATCGGGGTGTCCATTGTGTCTGATCGCTTTATGGCAGCTATTGAGGTAATTACATCCAAAGAGAAAGAAGTGAAGATACGCAAACCCGACGGTGAGACACAAATTGTTGTGGTGCGCGTTTGGAATGAGACGGTAGCTAATCTTACGCTGATGGCACTGGGATCGAGTGCACCTGAGATCCTCTTGTCGATCATTGAAATCATCGCAAAGAATTTCAAAGCCGGCGACCTCGGACCTGGCACAATTGTCGGTTCAGCCGCATACAATCTCTTCGTGATTATTGCTATATGCGTGTTGGTGATCCCAAATGGTGAGGTGCGCAAGATCAAGCACTTGCGTGTATTTTTCGTGACAGCCACGTGGTCGGTATTTGCATACATCTGGCTCTATTTGATCCTGGCCAAATTCACACCGGGTCGCGTGGATGTTTGGGAAGGCTTCCTTACTTTCTTATTCTTCCCAGCCACCGTACTCACGGCCTACATCGCCGATAAGCGCCTGCTGATCTATAAGTACATTGGGAAGCAGTATCGCATGAATAAGCGCGGTGTGATCGTGCAGGTGGAGGGCGATGCGGGCCTTGAGATGAATAACCGTGATGACGGAATTAAAGTCCTCGAGGAGAATGGCGATGTTACCCAAGAGATCAATGACTTTGAGGAGGCACGCAGGGAATACATATCGACACTTAAGGATCTAAGGAAGAAATATCCGCAGAATGATCttgaaaatttggaaattatGGCGCAGGAACAACTAATGAATCGCGGACCAAAGTCTCGTGCATTCTATCGCATTCAAGCTACCCGCAAGATGATGGGTAGTGGTAATATTATGCGGAAGATCTCCGAACGTGCGCAGAGCGACCTCAGCGAGGTGAAAGCCGAACTGCAGCGCGTGGATGTTGATGAGGTGGATGATGAGTCTATTTGCAAGGTTTACTTTGAACCAGGACACTACACCGTGATGGAGAACTGCGGAGAATTTGAGGTGCGTGTCGTGCGTCGCGGAGATCTTTCGTGTCACATTACTGTTGATTTCGAGACAGAGGATGGATCCGCCGAAGCGGGTAGCGACTATGTGGGCAAGAAGGGTACACTGTCCTTTGCCCCTGGTGTCGATGAACAGCGATTCTCAATTGAGGTTATTGATGATGAGGTGTTTGAGCAAGATGAACACTTCTACGTGCGCCTCAGCAATGTATCCGAACCGGCCATTCTTTCAACACCCAAAGTCGCCACCGTCATGATCCTCGATGACGATCACGGTGGTATTTTTGCATTCAGCTCCAAGGATCACGAAATTGTTGAATCAGTGGGCACTTATGAGCTCAAAGTGCAACGTTTCTCGGGAGCACGTGGTAAAGTTATTGTGCCATATTGGGCGGAGGATGGAACCGCCAAAGCTGGAAAAGATTACGAACCCCTACAGGGAGAGTTGGTGTTTGAAAACAACGAAATTGAGTGAGtaccattttttattaaacgttttatttaattttttaatatattgtcttaagaataaatctctaaataattatttgaaatttatgttcAAGATTTTCTTAGCGAAATTACGGCGAAAGCTCTCAGTTAGATTAAATTCGTTCTAATGGTATTTATGAGTTTTACATGAAAAACATAAACATGGGTACTGTACATAATCTCAGGGttatttatgtacaaatttaagtatcaataattaaattaacctAATACCCTCACTATTGTAGTATTAAGTTTATACTATTGTTCTGCAATATTTGTCATGTGGTCTCTCCACATGCTATCTCCACTTTcccaaacattaaaaaatttacaattaaacTAAGGTTCTCAAGAGACATTTATCTCcattatatgtacatatattttttgctcTAAGCTCCAatgatatttttgcaaaacaagAGGTCGCAATGCTGGAAcgcataaattgaattaaaaggaCATTTCTCGGCCAAACCAttgttgtaaattaaaatggaaatataCATAGAAAAAATTGCCCGTGTGCTGCGCATCTGCATGGCTGTTGGCAATAAAGCAATGTATTGccatttaatataaatttagtaaattaattcacatGAATAGTGGACCACTCATAAAACAAGCGACATGCGGagtcaagagaaaattttggaGGATTGAAACATATTCCATTCACAAGCATATAGGCACACTCGCCTGGCGTAGTGAATTGTAAACCAGTACAACTATAGGGTGGCTTTTATAGAGGCTTCCATATAAGTTCAGTTCAAACATTATTCACCCCATGAGCTATGTaggcaacaacaaaaaaattcactcacCCAATCTCGAACATGGACTGTGCTTGTTGGAAAATCCGATTCTGTTGGTTGATGATGGTGCCTGTGTGCATAAATAAAGCTGCGATGAAAATGTGGATTAGTGGAGAGATTTTCGGTAGGACAAACTTTTACCCAtacctaaaaatttaataacacAGTTTACCTATTCCCATGGAGAATTCTATGTTCAGCTCtaacaaccaaaaaaaaaaatgccagcATTTGGTGCTCTGAAGAGAAATGCTTCAGCAATGCAATTTCCTAGTCTGAAATGCTGATATGAAGTGGTGAAAAATTGTTATCTCAATCCCACAAGAGAATATAGAACAATTTGCCATGTTAGCTAGAAAGCTTAGCTCAAAAGTTGCCCAAAAAGGCATTTTAACCTAGATATGTCCATTACACTAGCATATGGTTATAGTGTTCTGTGCAAATGGTatagattttaaaattctaaagtataaaattttcaattttcacaaaagtta from Lutzomyia longipalpis isolate SR_M1_2022 chromosome 1, ASM2433408v1 encodes:
- the LOC129797457 gene encoding sodium/calcium exchanger 1 isoform X3, with product MNIVTALIFVVAACVVAPVAATSEDANVTITVKRDDECVDGLIIPVWEPTTNLTFGDRFSRGLVYFLCLIYLFIGVSIVSDRFMAAIEVITSKEKEVKIRKPDGETQIVVVRVWNETVANLTLMALGSSAPEILLSIIEIIAKNFKAGDLGPGTIVGSAAYNLFVIIAICVLVIPNGEVRKIKHLRVFFVTATWSVFAYIWLYLILAKFTPGRVDVWEGFLTFLFFPATVLTAYIADKRLLIYKYIGKQYRMNKRGVIVQVEGDAGLEMNNRDDGIKVLEENGDVTQEINDFEEARREYISTLKDLRKKYPQNDLENLEIMAQEQLMNRGPKSRAFYRIQATRKMMGSGNIMRKISERAQSDLSEVKAELQRVDVDEVDDESICKVYFEPGHYTVMENCGEFEVRVVRRGDLSCHITVDFETEDGSAEAGSDYVGKKGTLSFAPGVDEQRFSIEVIDDEVFEQDEHFYVRLSNVSEPAILSTPKVATVMILDDDHGGIFAFSSKDHEIVESVGTYELKVQRFSGARGKVIVPYWAEDGTAKAGKDYEPLQGELVFENNEIEKMIPLVVLEEGSYEKDVLLYVNLGEPQMVGASLVQEAEAKAPEDLTEEDKMALLGRPKAGDVIRAQIRIKESKEFKNTVDKLVQRANASLLIGTSSWKEQFTEALTVSAGDDSGSDEGDGEEPTPSCADYIMHFLTLFWKIIFAFIPPTDVSSGYLCFFVSIFCIGVVTAVIGDVASHFGCTLGIKDSVTAIVFVALGTSIPDTFASKVAAIQDKYADASVGNVTGSNAVNVFLGIGVAWTIAALYHAAKGNVFEVEPGNLAFSVTIFCSEALIAICVLLMRRSKSIGGELGGPPTPKYITAAFFVGLWLLYLILSTLEAYGVIKGF
- the LOC129797457 gene encoding sodium/calcium exchanger 1 isoform X1, with amino-acid sequence MNIVTALIFVVAACVVAPVAATSEDANVTITVKRDDECVDGLIIPVWEPTTNLTFGDRFSRGLVYFLCLIYLFIGVSIVSDRFMAAIEVITSKEKEVKIRKPDGETQIVVVRVWNETVANLTLMALGSSAPEILLSIIEIIAKNFKAGDLGPGTIVGSAAYNLFVIIAICVLVIPNGEVRKIKHLRVFFVTATWSVFAYIWLYLILAKFTPGRVDVWEGFLTFLFFPATVLTAYIADKRLLIYKYIGKQYRMNKRGVIVQVEGDAGLEMNNRDDGIKVLEENGDVTQEINDFEEARREYISTLKDLRKKYPQNDLENLEIMAQEQLMNRGPKSRAFYRIQATRKMMGSGNIMRKISERAQSDLSEVKAELQRVDVDEVDDESICKVYFEPGHYTVMENCGEFEVRVVRRGDLSCHITVDFETEDGSAEAGSDYVGKKGTLSFAPGVDEQRFSIEVIDDEVFEQDEHFYVRLSNVSEPAILSTPKVATVMILDDDHGGIFAFSSKDHEIVESVGTYELKVQRFSGARGKVIVPYWAEDGTAKAGKDYEPLQGELVFENNEIEKMIPLVVLEEGSYEKDVLLYVNLGEPQMVGDKSWAGRVAERFWPGRRKMSGANQYELASLVQEAEAKAPEDLTEEDKMALLGRPKAGDVIRAQIRIKESKEFKNTVDKLVQRANASLLIGTSSWKEQFTEALTVSAGDDSGSDEGDGEEPTPSCADYIMHFLTLFWKIIFAFIPPTDVSSGYLCFFVSIFCIGVVTAVIGDVASHFGCTLGIKDSVTAIVFVALGTSIPDTFASKVAAIQDKYADASVGNVTGSNAVNVFLGIGVAWTIAALYHAAKGNVFEVEPGNLAFSVTIFCSEALIAICVLLMRRSKSIGGELGGPPTPKYITAAFFVGLWLLYLILSTLEAYGVIKGF
- the LOC129797457 gene encoding sodium/calcium exchanger 1 isoform X2; translated protein: MNIVTALIFVVAACVVAPVAATSEDANVTITVKRDDECVDGLIIPVWEPTTNLTFGDRFSRGLVYFLCLIYLFIGVSIVSDRFMAAIEVITSKEKEVKIRKPDGETQIVVVRVWNETVANLTLMALGSSAPEILLSIIEIIAKNFKAGDLGPGTIVGSAAYNLFVIIAICVLVIPNGEVRKIKHLRVFFVTATWSVFAYIWLYLILAKFTPGRVDVWEGFLTFLFFPATVLTAYIADKRLLIYKYIGKQYRMNKRGVIVQVEGDAGLEMNNRDDGIKVLEENGDVTQEINDFEEARREYISTLKDLRKKYPQNDLENLEIMAQEQLMNRGPKSRAFYRIQATRKMMGSGNIMRKISERAQSDLSEVKAELQRVDVDEVDDESICKVYFEPGHYTVMENCGEFEVRVVRRGDLSCHITVDFETEDGSAEAGSDYVGKKGTLSFAPGVDEQRFSIEVIDDEVFEQDEHFYVRLSNVSEPAILSTPKVATVMILDDDHGGIFAFSSKDHEIVESVGTYELKVQRFSGARGKVIVPYWAEDGTAKAGKDYEPLQGELVFENNEIEKMIPLVVLEEGSYEKDVLLYVNLGEPQMVGDELASLVQEAEAKAPEDLTEEDKMALLGRPKAGDVIRAQIRIKESKEFKNTVDKLVQRANASLLIGTSSWKEQFTEALTVSAGDDSGSDEGDGEEPTPSCADYIMHFLTLFWKIIFAFIPPTDVSSGYLCFFVSIFCIGVVTAVIGDVASHFGCTLGIKDSVTAIVFVALGTSIPDTFASKVAAIQDKYADASVGNVTGSNAVNVFLGIGVAWTIAALYHAAKGNVFEVEPGNLAFSVTIFCSEALIAICVLLMRRSKSIGGELGGPPTPKYITAAFFVGLWLLYLILSTLEAYGVIKGF